From one Prochlorococcus marinus str. MIT 0912 genomic stretch:
- the gcvP gene encoding aminomethyl-transferring glycine dehydrogenase, translating to MSKAELKDFTFKSRHLGPNNEDEAFMLHQLGFENSEDFISSVIPDEIFDSENNGVSISCGCDQNEALKEIKLISKKNIENRSLIGLGYYSTVLPPVIQRNVLENPNWYTAYTPYQAEISQGRLEALFNFQTLISELTGLPISNASLLDEATAAAEAISLSLAVRKNKNANKFLVDQDILPQTFDVLKTRCEPLGIVLEFFDNKNFFIDNNVFGILIQLPGKNGCIWDPTSIINQAHKYDAIVTISIDPLAQVLIKPMGELGADIVVGSAQRFGVPIACGGPHAAFFATKEIYKRQIPGRIVGQSVDVEGNQALRLALQTREQHIRRDKATSNICTAQVLLAVLSSFYAVHHGPHGLKKIANKILKFRSDFECIISNLEYPLDRYSGFDSIDIYCPEASKVIQLASKEGYNLRVLPIGSDIKSAKGFGVTFDELTCDQEIYKLHQILAQVKGRNVNSSSTFINENDPLKDIPLRTKPWLEQRVFNQYQSETDLMRYIHFLVSKDVSLVQGMIPLGSCTMKLNAAAELLPIEWSEFSSIHPFAPHGQLDGFHEIIHDLESWLSALTGFQGVSLQPNAGSQGEFAGLLVIRSWHKSIGEGHRNICLIPTSAHGTNPASAVMSGFKVVSVQCDKYGNVDLEDLRNKAKIHSKNLAALMVTYPSTHGVFEPNIREICQVIHQEGGQVYLDGANLNAQVGICRPGSYGIDVCHLNLHKTFAIPHGGGGPGVGPIAVAGHLVPYLPGHSIVNCGGEKAISAVSAAPFGSAGILPISWMYIRMMGKDGLRKASSIAILSANYLAKRLDPYYPVLFKDPNGLVAHECILDLRPLKSQLGIEVEDVAKRLMDYGFHAPTISWPVAGTLMVEPTESESLSELDRFCDAMIGIREEIEQIKLGKIDPINNPLKQSPHTLKTVTSDDWDRPYSRKEAAYPLPEQEKYKFWPSVSRINNAYGDRNLICSCPSVEDLEDINSI from the coding sequence ATGTCAAAAGCAGAATTAAAGGATTTCACTTTTAAGTCTCGCCATCTAGGACCTAACAACGAAGATGAAGCTTTTATGCTTCATCAACTTGGTTTTGAAAATTCGGAAGATTTTATATCTTCTGTAATTCCTGATGAAATCTTTGATTCAGAAAATAATGGTGTTTCTATTTCATGTGGATGCGATCAAAATGAAGCGTTAAAAGAAATAAAATTAATTTCAAAGAAAAATATCGAAAATCGATCTTTGATTGGCCTTGGTTATTATTCCACAGTTTTACCTCCAGTAATACAAAGAAATGTTCTAGAAAATCCCAATTGGTATACAGCTTATACTCCTTATCAAGCAGAAATATCCCAAGGTAGATTAGAAGCCTTATTTAATTTTCAGACCTTAATAAGTGAATTAACAGGTTTGCCCATATCAAATGCTTCTTTACTTGATGAAGCAACTGCGGCAGCTGAGGCAATAAGTTTGAGTCTAGCTGTTAGAAAAAATAAAAATGCTAATAAATTTTTAGTTGATCAAGACATTTTGCCTCAAACATTTGACGTACTAAAAACTCGATGTGAACCACTTGGAATTGTACTTGAGTTTTTTGATAATAAGAATTTTTTTATTGATAATAATGTCTTTGGAATACTTATTCAGTTACCTGGGAAAAATGGATGTATTTGGGACCCAACCTCAATAATTAATCAGGCACACAAATACGATGCAATTGTAACCATTTCAATTGATCCATTGGCACAAGTTTTGATCAAACCAATGGGAGAACTTGGTGCGGATATTGTTGTTGGAAGTGCGCAAAGATTTGGAGTACCTATTGCATGTGGTGGACCACATGCAGCTTTTTTTGCAACTAAAGAAATATATAAAAGACAGATACCAGGAAGGATAGTAGGCCAATCAGTTGACGTAGAGGGTAATCAAGCTCTGAGGCTTGCCCTCCAAACAAGAGAGCAACATATTCGAAGAGATAAAGCAACAAGTAACATTTGTACAGCTCAAGTCTTATTAGCTGTTCTCTCTTCTTTTTATGCTGTTCACCATGGTCCTCATGGTCTTAAGAAAATTGCAAACAAGATCCTTAAATTTAGATCAGATTTTGAATGTATTATAAGTAATCTGGAATATCCTTTAGATAGATATTCTGGGTTTGATAGTATAGATATTTATTGTCCAGAAGCATCAAAAGTTATTCAATTAGCTTCTAAAGAAGGTTATAACCTTAGAGTGCTTCCTATTGGATCAGATATTAAAAGTGCTAAGGGTTTTGGTGTTACTTTTGATGAGTTGACTTGCGATCAAGAAATTTATAAATTGCATCAAATTCTCGCACAAGTCAAAGGAAGGAACGTCAACAGTAGTTCTACGTTTATAAATGAAAATGATCCACTAAAAGATATCCCACTTCGTACAAAACCTTGGCTTGAACAACGGGTATTTAATCAATATCAAAGTGAGACTGATCTGATGAGATACATACATTTTTTAGTGTCGAAAGATGTTTCTCTAGTGCAAGGAATGATTCCTTTGGGGAGTTGCACCATGAAATTGAATGCAGCTGCGGAACTTTTACCCATCGAATGGAGTGAGTTTTCGTCTATTCATCCTTTTGCTCCTCATGGTCAATTAGATGGATTCCATGAAATAATTCATGACCTTGAAAGTTGGCTTTCTGCTTTGACTGGCTTTCAGGGGGTTTCTCTTCAGCCAAATGCAGGTTCCCAAGGAGAATTTGCTGGTTTGCTTGTCATACGTTCATGGCATAAGTCTATTGGGGAGGGGCATAGAAATATTTGCTTGATTCCAACGAGTGCCCATGGGACGAATCCAGCTAGCGCTGTCATGTCTGGTTTTAAAGTTGTCTCTGTTCAATGCGATAAATACGGCAATGTTGATTTGGAAGACTTAAGAAATAAAGCAAAGATTCATTCCAAGAATTTGGCTGCATTAATGGTTACTTACCCTTCAACTCATGGAGTATTTGAGCCAAATATTCGTGAGATTTGCCAAGTAATTCATCAAGAGGGTGGTCAGGTTTATTTGGATGGTGCAAATCTAAATGCTCAAGTTGGTATTTGCAGGCCTGGATCTTATGGCATAGATGTTTGCCATTTAAATCTGCATAAAACTTTTGCCATTCCTCATGGAGGAGGAGGACCAGGCGTAGGTCCCATTGCTGTTGCAGGCCATTTGGTCCCTTATCTTCCTGGACATTCAATAGTTAATTGTGGAGGTGAAAAGGCAATTTCGGCAGTCTCTGCTGCTCCATTTGGCAGCGCTGGAATATTACCGATCAGTTGGATGTACATTCGAATGATGGGTAAAGATGGGTTACGCAAAGCAAGTTCAATCGCAATCCTCTCAGCTAATTATTTAGCAAAACGACTTGATCCTTATTACCCTGTTTTATTCAAAGATCCTAATGGCTTGGTAGCTCATGAATGCATATTAGATTTACGACCCTTAAAGAGTCAGTTGGGTATAGAAGTTGAGGATGTGGCGAAGAGATTGATGGATTATGGATTTCATGCTCCAACAATCAGTTGGCCTGTCGCTGGAACATTGATGGTTGAACCAACAGAAAGTGAAAGTTTGTCTGAACTAGATCGTTTTTGTGATGCGATGATTGGAATACGAGAAGAAATTGAACAAATTAAATTAGGAAAGATTGATCCTATTAATAATCCCTTAAAACAATCTCCACACACTTTAAAAACAGTGACTTCTGATGATTGGGATAGACCTTATTCTCGTAAAGAAGCAGCTTATCCATTGCCTGAGCAAGAAAAATATAAATTTTGGCCATCAGTTTCACGTATTAATAATGCTTACGGTGACAGGAATTTGATATGTAGTTGTCCTTCAGTTGAAGATTTAGAAGATATTAATTCTATTTGA
- the gcvH gene encoding glycine cleavage system protein GcvH: protein MAFSFPDHFRFADSHEYAYVDDALVRIGISEFAVDQLGDIVFVDLPDEGTSIAKGESFGSVESVKAVEDMYAPVSGEIVHRNNSVLASPEELQNDPHGEGWLLIIRPDNPDQLKELMDSETYSKKIAA from the coding sequence ATGGCTTTTTCCTTCCCAGATCATTTTCGTTTTGCTGACAGTCATGAATATGCTTATGTTGATGATGCATTAGTTCGAATTGGTATCAGTGAATTTGCGGTCGATCAATTAGGAGATATCGTTTTTGTTGATCTACCAGATGAAGGTACTTCAATAGCTAAAGGTGAGAGCTTTGGCTCCGTGGAATCAGTAAAGGCTGTAGAAGATATGTATGCCCCAGTTAGCGGAGAAATTGTCCATAGAAACAATTCTGTTTTGGCAAGCCCAGAGGAACTTCAGAACGATCCTCATGGTGAAGGATGGTTGTTAATCATTCGTCCTGATAACCCTGACCAATTAAAAGAGCTTATGGATTCTGAGACATACTCAAAGAAAATTGCTGCATAA
- a CDS encoding aminotransferase class I/II-fold pyridoxal phosphate-dependent enzyme produces the protein MIQKSAKNFVDNIEKKLYLSIQDKTDSITFKLEKVLKAFSESHLNVQHFASLTGYGHGDLGRDVIDKIFANVLEAEKAAVRLQFVSGTHAITSSLFGVLRPGDDLLSVTGRPYESLEEVIGLRGNGQGSLIEFGINYDDISLKNDGNIDFVALEKALDIPRKLIFIQRSCGYTWRPSLGIEVIKKICYLCHKIQPNCICFVDNCYGEFVETKEPTSVGADLIAGSLIKNLGGTIVPTGGYIAGKADLVDKACCRLTAPGIGSEGGITFDLNRTILQGLFLAPQMVAEALIGAEIISKTFSELGFQVLPTPGSMRTDLIQVVRIGDPEILQIICRSFQEKSPIGSFLDPVPAPMPGYENNLVMAGGTFVDGSTSEFSADAPMKPPFDLFIQGGSHRSHVKIALIHALTKLFQAGLIKLPQND, from the coding sequence ATGATACAAAAATCTGCTAAAAATTTTGTTGATAATATAGAAAAAAAATTATACTTATCAATTCAAGATAAGACTGATAGCATAACGTTCAAATTAGAAAAAGTCCTAAAAGCTTTTTCTGAATCTCATCTGAATGTGCAACATTTTGCATCATTGACTGGATATGGACATGGAGATTTAGGGAGAGATGTAATTGATAAAATTTTTGCAAATGTTTTAGAGGCAGAAAAAGCAGCGGTAAGACTCCAGTTTGTAAGTGGTACTCATGCTATAACATCATCTTTATTTGGCGTCCTAAGACCAGGAGATGATCTGTTATCTGTTACTGGAAGGCCCTACGAATCACTTGAAGAAGTGATTGGATTGAGGGGTAATGGTCAAGGATCTTTGATTGAGTTTGGTATTAATTATGATGATATATCTTTAAAGAATGATGGAAATATAGATTTTGTAGCTTTAGAAAAAGCTTTAGATATACCTAGAAAATTAATTTTCATACAACGTAGCTGTGGTTATACATGGCGTCCATCTTTGGGTATTGAGGTTATTAAAAAAATTTGTTATTTATGTCATAAAATTCAACCTAACTGTATTTGTTTTGTTGATAATTGTTATGGAGAATTTGTTGAAACTAAGGAGCCAACCTCAGTAGGGGCAGATTTGATAGCAGGTTCTTTAATAAAAAATTTGGGGGGAACTATTGTTCCTACTGGTGGATATATTGCTGGGAAAGCTGATTTAGTTGATAAAGCATGTTGCCGCTTGACTGCTCCAGGTATTGGATCAGAAGGTGGCATTACTTTTGACTTAAATCGAACTATTTTACAAGGACTTTTTCTTGCGCCTCAAATGGTTGCAGAGGCACTAATCGGTGCTGAGATTATTTCCAAAACTTTTAGTGAATTGGGCTTTCAAGTTTTGCCAACCCCAGGTTCTATGCGAACTGATTTGATCCAAGTAGTCAGAATAGGCGATCCAGAAATTTTACAGATCATTTGTAGGTCTTTTCAAGAGAAATCACCTATTGGATCTTTTCTTGATCCAGTACCTGCTCCAATGCCAGGTTATGAAAATAACTTAGTCATGGCTGGTGGAACTTTTGTAGATGGCAGTACGAGTGAATTTTCTGCTGATGCTCCAATGAAACCTCCATTTGATCTATTTATTCAAGGAGGATCCCATCGCTCTCATGTCAAAATTGCTTTGATTCATGCATTAACTAAGTTATTTCAGGCAGGATTGATCAAATTGCCTCAGAATGATTAA
- the dnaB gene encoding replicative DNA helicase — translation MISTPSSNNGDFSKQARDFGAFNNSKIENPRFEAQPDQIPPQNLEAEESVLGGILLDPDAIGRIADLLQVEAFYISAHREIYRTALMLHSQGKPTDLTAMSAWLADTNSLEKVGGNNRLVELVERVTSTASIEQVAKLISDKFLRRQLIKSGNDVIKLGFDQSLPMEEAIDQAEQKIFAISQEQPSKGLTPTAEILTTTFNEIESRSLGTSVAGIPVNFYDLDAMTQGLQRSDLIIVAGRPAMGKTSIVLNLAKNVAQLHDLPVCVFSLEMSKEQLTYRLLSSEVGIESSRLRTGRLQQDEWPLLGQGINTLGQLPIFIDDKPNSSVLEMRSLCRRLIAEQGKELGLIVIDYLQLMEGTSPDNRVQEISRITRGLKGMARELKVPVIALSQLSRGVESRTNKRPMLSDLRESGSIEQDADLVLMIYRDEYYNPETTDRGITEVIVTKHRNGPVGTVKLLFEPQFTRFRNLAA, via the coding sequence ATGATAAGCACCCCCTCATCAAACAATGGGGATTTTTCAAAACAAGCTAGAGATTTTGGAGCTTTTAACAATTCCAAGATTGAGAATCCTCGTTTTGAAGCTCAACCTGACCAAATACCACCACAAAATTTAGAAGCAGAAGAATCTGTTCTTGGTGGAATTTTATTGGATCCTGATGCGATAGGACGAATAGCTGATTTGCTACAAGTTGAAGCTTTTTACATATCTGCTCATCGAGAAATATATAGAACTGCATTAATGCTTCATAGCCAAGGCAAGCCTACAGATTTAACAGCAATGAGTGCTTGGCTTGCCGATACAAATTCTTTAGAAAAAGTGGGAGGCAACAACCGATTAGTTGAACTAGTTGAAAGAGTTACATCTACAGCTTCAATCGAACAAGTTGCCAAATTAATAAGCGATAAATTTCTGCGCAGACAATTAATTAAATCTGGGAATGATGTGATCAAATTAGGCTTTGACCAAAGTCTTCCCATGGAAGAAGCCATTGATCAAGCTGAACAGAAGATTTTTGCTATTAGCCAAGAGCAACCATCCAAAGGTTTAACACCCACTGCAGAAATTCTGACAACTACGTTCAATGAAATAGAAAGTAGATCACTTGGTACATCAGTCGCAGGCATACCGGTTAATTTTTACGATTTGGATGCAATGACACAAGGACTTCAGAGGAGCGATCTAATAATTGTGGCAGGAAGACCAGCGATGGGAAAAACTTCAATTGTCCTTAATTTGGCTAAAAACGTAGCGCAACTGCATGACCTACCTGTTTGTGTATTCAGTCTAGAGATGAGTAAAGAGCAACTAACTTACAGGCTGCTATCAAGCGAGGTAGGTATTGAAAGCAGTCGATTAAGAACAGGACGGTTGCAACAAGATGAATGGCCATTACTTGGTCAAGGTATTAATACACTTGGTCAATTACCAATCTTTATTGACGACAAACCAAATTCAAGTGTTCTTGAGATGAGGTCCTTATGTCGTCGTCTCATTGCTGAACAAGGTAAAGAGCTTGGACTAATTGTTATTGATTATCTACAACTAATGGAAGGTACTTCACCCGATAATCGAGTTCAAGAAATCTCAAGAATCACTCGAGGTCTTAAAGGTATGGCAAGAGAACTTAAAGTCCCTGTCATCGCTTTATCTCAATTAAGTAGAGGGGTGGAATCAAGAACCAATAAAAGACCAATGCTAAGCGATCTACGAGAATCTGGGTCAATAGAACAAGATGCGGACTTGGTTCTAATGATTTATAGGGATGAGTATTACAATCCAGAAACTACTGATAGAGGCATTACAGAAGTTATCGTGACAAAACACCGAAATGGGCCAGTTGGAACAGTTAAATTACTTTTTGAACCCCAATTCACTAGATTTAGAAATCTTGCTGCTTAA
- a CDS encoding acyl-CoA desaturase has product MVSSLIEASAPLKKPVAADKAMAASKKLQGHVPRRIHNQRARKRWGTVIFMLTIHALTIFTLQAQFWSWLAFSGFIFLYWVTACLGVTTGYHRLLSHRSFQVPKWLERFFATCGALSCQHGPIDWVGLHRHHHTFSDTEADHHDSNKGFWWSHMGWMFEDVPAMKAVPRLSGDLIKDPYYRFLNKNFLLLQIPLGATLYLIGESAGVGGWAMVLWGIPLRLVFVYHITWLVNSATHCWGSIAYESGDNSKNNKWVAALTFGEGWHNNHHAFPNSAKHGLQRNQIDLTWQHIRFLKAIGLAKKIRLPIAS; this is encoded by the coding sequence ATGGTTTCTAGTTTAATCGAGGCTTCGGCTCCATTAAAAAAACCAGTTGCTGCCGATAAAGCTATGGCTGCATCAAAGAAGCTCCAAGGGCATGTACCAAGACGGATTCATAACCAAAGGGCCAGAAAAAGATGGGGAACAGTCATATTTATGCTGACGATACATGCTCTAACAATATTTACCTTGCAAGCTCAATTCTGGAGTTGGCTAGCGTTTTCTGGATTTATTTTCTTGTATTGGGTAACTGCTTGCCTGGGAGTAACAACCGGATATCATCGCCTTCTTTCACATCGTTCTTTTCAAGTTCCAAAATGGCTTGAAAGGTTTTTTGCAACTTGTGGAGCATTAAGTTGCCAACATGGACCGATTGATTGGGTCGGTCTTCATAGGCATCATCATACTTTTTCCGATACTGAAGCTGATCATCATGACAGTAACAAAGGATTCTGGTGGAGTCACATGGGATGGATGTTTGAAGATGTACCGGCCATGAAAGCGGTTCCAAGACTTTCTGGAGATTTAATCAAAGATCCTTACTATCGCTTCTTAAATAAAAATTTTTTACTTTTGCAAATACCTTTAGGTGCGACTCTTTATTTAATTGGCGAATCAGCTGGTGTTGGAGGATGGGCAATGGTCCTATGGGGAATTCCTCTAAGACTTGTTTTTGTTTATCACATAACTTGGCTAGTTAATTCAGCAACTCATTGTTGGGGTTCTATTGCATATGAGAGTGGGGATAATTCCAAAAATAATAAATGGGTGGCAGCACTTACATTTGGAGAAGGATGGCACAATAATCATCATGCTTTTCCTAATTCAGCGAAGCATGGTCTTCAACGAAATCAAATAGATTTAACTTGGCAACACATACGCTTTTTGAAAGCAATTGGCTTAGCCAAAAAAATTAGACTCCCTATCGCGTCGTAA
- a CDS encoding glycosyltransferase family 4 protein, translating into MKIAFFTETFLPKVDGIVTRLTKTIQNLVESGDEVTVFCPEGCPSSYMGAKVIGVPAMPLPLYPELKLGLPGPGVSDELENFKPDLIHVVNPAVLGLGGIWLAKTNNIPLVASYHTHLPKYLEHYGMGMLEPLLWELLKAAHNQATLNLCTSTAMVQELSEKGIQNTALWQRGVDTDIFKPELRDEKMRKRLLGNFSDEGSLLIYVGRLSAEKQIERIKPVLEALPSTRLALVGDGPYRQQLEKIFQGTSTTFVGYLSGNELASAYASGDAFLFPSSTETLGLVLLEAMAAGCPVVGANKGGIPDIISDGENGCLYNPDGENDGALSLIEATKKLLGNEIERTEMRQAARSEAERWGWEGATKQLKSYYEEVLNKKQNVAA; encoded by the coding sequence GTGAAAATAGCTTTCTTTACAGAAACTTTCCTACCTAAAGTTGATGGGATAGTCACTCGTCTAACTAAAACAATTCAAAATTTAGTTGAATCAGGTGATGAAGTGACTGTTTTTTGTCCAGAAGGTTGTCCATCAAGCTATATGGGTGCAAAAGTTATAGGTGTCCCAGCGATGCCATTACCTTTATATCCGGAACTCAAATTAGGACTTCCTGGTCCAGGTGTTTCAGACGAATTAGAAAACTTTAAGCCTGATCTAATACATGTAGTCAACCCTGCTGTACTTGGATTGGGTGGTATTTGGTTAGCGAAAACAAACAATATCCCCCTTGTAGCTAGTTACCACACTCATTTACCGAAGTATTTGGAACACTATGGAATGGGAATGTTAGAGCCTCTTTTATGGGAGTTATTAAAAGCGGCTCATAATCAAGCGACTCTTAATCTATGTACTTCCACTGCAATGGTGCAAGAACTCTCAGAAAAAGGAATTCAAAATACTGCTTTATGGCAAAGAGGAGTTGATACAGATATTTTTAAACCAGAACTAAGAGACGAAAAAATGAGAAAGCGTCTTTTGGGAAACTTTAGCGATGAAGGATCTTTATTGATATATGTCGGAAGACTCTCAGCAGAAAAACAAATTGAAAGAATTAAACCTGTACTTGAAGCACTACCAAGCACTCGACTAGCTCTTGTTGGAGATGGTCCATATCGACAACAACTAGAAAAAATTTTCCAAGGAACCTCAACTACCTTTGTGGGATATTTAAGTGGTAATGAATTAGCAAGTGCTTATGCCTCTGGTGATGCTTTCCTATTTCCCTCAAGTACAGAAACTTTGGGATTAGTTCTTTTAGAAGCAATGGCTGCTGGATGTCCAGTTGTAGGCGCAAATAAAGGTGGCATCCCAGATATCATTTCAGATGGAGAAAATGGATGTTTATACAATCCTGATGGAGAAAATGATGGAGCTTTGAGTTTAATAGAAGCTACAAAAAAATTATTGGGCAACGAAATAGAACGGACAGAGATGAGACAGGCTGCTCGTTCAGAAGCTGAGAGATGGGGATGGGAAGGCGCTACAAAACAATTAAAAAGTTATTACGAAGAAGTACTAAACAAAAAACAAAATGTTGCTGCTTAG
- the rplI gene encoding 50S ribosomal protein L9, with translation MAKRVQVVLNEDIKSLGKDGDLVEVAPGFARNFLLPNKKALPVTPTVLKQVEHRRAKQAEKEAAKKQEAIDFQTALTTIGRFTVKKQVGEDGVLFGTVTNGDVAEVVKEATKKDIDRRDISVPEIHGVGKYKVQIKLHNEVNAEINLEVTSY, from the coding sequence ATGGCTAAGCGAGTTCAAGTAGTTCTAAATGAAGACATAAAAAGTCTTGGCAAAGATGGTGACCTTGTTGAGGTTGCTCCTGGTTTTGCAAGAAACTTTTTATTACCCAACAAAAAAGCATTACCAGTTACTCCAACTGTTTTAAAACAAGTTGAGCACAGAAGAGCAAAACAAGCAGAAAAAGAAGCAGCAAAAAAACAAGAAGCTATTGATTTCCAAACAGCTCTGACAACAATTGGAAGATTTACTGTCAAAAAACAAGTAGGAGAGGATGGTGTCTTATTTGGAACAGTGACGAATGGAGATGTAGCAGAAGTTGTAAAAGAAGCTACTAAAAAAGATATAGATCGTAGAGACATATCTGTCCCTGAGATACATGGTGTTGGGAAATATAAAGTGCAAATCAAGCTTCATAACGAGGTCAATGCTGAGATAAACCTTGAAGTTACAAGTTACTAA
- a CDS encoding NAD-dependent epimerase/dehydratase family protein — MKVFVLGGDGFCGWPCAVNLADKGHDVFIVDNLSRRKIDIDLEVESLTPITSIGERIKAWSEIGGRPIQFIHLDLASEYQKLLDLLIEEKPDSIIHFAEQRAAPYSMKSSATKRYTVDNNVNGTHNLLAAIVESQLDIHIVHLGTMGVYGYGSHRGATIPEGYLKVEVPQPDGSRFEEEILHPASPGSVYHMTKTLDQLLFLYYNKNDQIRITDLHQGIVWGTNTDVTSRDPRLTNRFDYDGDYGTVLNRFLMQAAIGYPLTVHGTGGQTRAFIHIQDSVKCVQLALENPPEKGERVKIFNQMTESHQVGELAKKVASLTGAKINYLPNPRNEAVENDLIVDNRCFIELGLDPTTLDNGLLEEVVNVAKKFANRCDLKRIPCVSAWTSTQAKAINKS; from the coding sequence GTGAAAGTTTTCGTTCTTGGTGGTGACGGCTTCTGCGGATGGCCTTGTGCAGTAAATCTTGCTGACAAAGGTCATGATGTATTCATCGTGGATAATCTCAGTCGTCGAAAAATCGATATAGACCTTGAAGTCGAATCCTTGACTCCAATTACAAGTATTGGAGAAAGGATTAAAGCTTGGTCTGAAATAGGTGGAAGACCTATTCAATTTATTCATTTAGACCTTGCCTCTGAATATCAAAAACTTTTAGATCTGTTGATCGAAGAAAAGCCTGATTCCATCATTCATTTTGCTGAACAGCGTGCTGCTCCATATTCCATGAAAAGCAGCGCAACCAAAAGATATACGGTAGATAACAATGTCAATGGAACTCATAATCTCTTGGCCGCAATCGTTGAATCTCAATTAGATATTCACATTGTTCATCTTGGGACTATGGGGGTTTATGGATATGGATCTCATAGAGGTGCGACCATCCCTGAAGGTTACCTAAAGGTGGAAGTACCTCAACCAGATGGAAGTCGTTTTGAAGAAGAAATACTGCATCCAGCAAGTCCTGGAAGCGTATATCACATGACAAAAACGCTTGATCAATTGCTCTTTCTCTACTACAACAAAAATGACCAGATCAGAATCACTGATCTTCATCAAGGAATTGTATGGGGAACAAATACTGATGTCACAAGCCGTGATCCAAGACTGACAAATCGATTTGACTATGACGGTGATTATGGAACAGTGTTAAATAGATTTTTAATGCAAGCTGCCATAGGATATCCGCTAACAGTTCATGGTACTGGTGGACAAACAAGAGCTTTTATTCATATTCAAGATTCAGTAAAATGTGTTCAACTGGCACTGGAGAACCCTCCAGAAAAAGGTGAAAGAGTGAAAATTTTCAATCAAATGACTGAAAGTCACCAAGTAGGAGAATTAGCTAAAAAAGTAGCCTCTCTAACTGGAGCGAAAATCAATTATCTTCCCAACCCAAGAAATGAAGCAGTCGAAAATGATTTAATAGTAGATAATCGATGTTTTATTGAACTTGGATTAGATCCCACAACTCTAGATAATGGACTTTTAGAAGAAGTTGTTAATGTCGCAAAAAAATTCGCGAATAGATGTGATTTAAAACGAATACCTTGTGTATCTGCATGGACATCAACCCAAGCGAAAGCAATCAATAAATCCTAA